From Mytilus edulis chromosome 8, xbMytEdul2.2, whole genome shotgun sequence, one genomic window encodes:
- the LOC139486534 gene encoding uncharacterized protein: MAEIADIIEVIDEAADGMADEAEGAEADMDPADQAEFEEEVADATKEVQELSKTAEVFKDIMEGSLKVLKSFGIFVLKNIAVGAIMYFVNVGLSKLIKVTKSKGQNGNEKILAIVKAIIQLIKTESNLCNAIKDWLQKHKDDTITLEGIEIKLESIFETKLKPISDAIEKTYDTARHLKTKKDGKRSFNIPTVTDINSLLDGSVSFLTSIRKLRDFAELNKGKVVSLKSFLEIVTPEDLDEIQNQIEHLKKMPLE, from the exons ATGGCAGAAATTGCAGATATAATCGAGGTAATAGACGAAGCAGCAGATGGAATGGCTGACGAAGCCGAAGGAGCTGAGGCAGATATGGACCCTGCAGATCAGGCAGAGTTTGAGGAAGAAGTAGCAGATGCGACAAAGGAGGTTCAAGAATTATCAAAAACTGCAGAAGTTTTTAAGGACATTATGGAAGGATCTCTTAAAGTTTTGAAATCATTTGGAATATTTGTGCTGAAAAACATTGCTGTTGGTGCTATTATGTATTTTGTCAATGTTGGTTTATCGAAACTTATCAAGGTTACAAAGAGCAAAGGACAAAATGGCAATGAGAAAATATTAGCTATTGTCAAGGCAATTATTCAGCTTATCAAGACAGAATCCAACTTGTGTAATGCCATAAAAGATTGGTTGCAAAAACACAAGGACGACACAATTACCTTGGAAGGCATTGAAATAAAACTAGAGTCTATATTTGAGACAAAACTGAAGCCTATATCTGAT GCTATTGAAAAGACCTATGATACTGCAAGGCATTTAAAGACAAAGAAAGATGGCAAAAGGTCATTCAATATTCCGACAGTAACCGACATTAATAGTTTGTTGGACGGATCGGTTTCTTTCCTTACAAGCATTAGAAAGCTCAGAGACTTTGCAGAACTAAACAAGGGAAAGGTTGTTAGTCTTAAATCCTTCCTTGAAATAGTTACTCCAGAAGACCTTGATGAAATACAGAATCAAATAGAGCATTTAAAGAAAATGCCTTTGGAATGA
- the LOC139486532 gene encoding uncharacterized protein, producing MRGCNMSIHKRKYIIKSIERKSVLHNMGIVIGIIIDVAVSAAVAAAEAAADAAAAALAEAAAEAAAEAAAEAAADAAAEASADAAAEAETEGAAEKAAESAAESAAKGSGEGASIAAKVLRGIAKLSKLIKEFFLVDAVFKTAMNIIRDIESSSPRVQKLEKYLKVLIEMGKKMSSIKEWLENHQKDTVKLEGIDVPVDSGVLSKYMSPLTAGVGKLKSISNDVENQNKQNKAMTDTQLDAMRRCLVKVNTTFESLATFMDKKKSIVKVLSSFPISMGEVKTWKSELVN from the exons ATATCATAAAAAGTATCGAACGGAAATCAGTCTTACACAATATGGGTATAGTTATTGGGATCATAATTGACGTGGCTGTCAGTGCAGCTGTGGCAGCAGCAGAGGCTGCCGCGGATGCAGCAGCAGCGGCATTAGCAGAAGCCGCAGCAGAAGCAGCAGCAGAGGCCGCAGCAGAGGCAGCAGCAGACGCAGCGGCAGAGGCATCAGCAGATGCTGCAGCTGAAGCGGAAACAGAAGGAGCAGCGGAAAAAGCTGCAGAGTCAGCAGCGGAATCAGCGGCCAAAGGTTCTGGAGAAGGCGCATCTATTGCAGCAAAAGTTTTAAGAGGAATTGCGAAGTTAAGCAAGTTAATTAAGGAGTTCTTTCTCGTCGATGCTGTTTTTAAAACTGCCATGAATATCATTCGTGATATAGAAAGTAGCTCTCCAAGAGtacaaaaacttgaaaagtaCCTGAAGGTTTTGATAGAAATGGGGAAAAAAATGAGTAGCATAAAGGAATGGCTAGAAAACCACCAGAAAGATACCGTTAAATTGGAAGGAATAGATGTGCCTGTTGATTCCGGTGTACTGAGCAAATATATGTCTCCACTTACAGCT GGAGTAGGAAAATTGAAAAGCATATCTAACGATGTTGAAAACCAAAACAAACAGAATAAAGCGATGACGGACACACAACTTGATGCCATGAGACGTTGTCTTGTCAAAGTAAACACAACATTCGAATCATTGGCAACGTTTATGGATAAGAAAAAAAGCATAGTTAAAGTGTTGTCGTCCTTTCCAATCAGCATGGGTGAAGTGAAAACTTGGAAATCAGAGCTTGTGAATTAA